One stretch of Corvus hawaiiensis isolate bCorHaw1 chromosome 1, bCorHaw1.pri.cur, whole genome shotgun sequence DNA includes these proteins:
- the RNF144B gene encoding E3 ubiquitin-protein ligase RNF144B isoform X1, whose amino-acid sequence MGSAGKACPHTMTADESEVGELALEPLLTCKLCLCEYSLDKMTTLQECSCIFCTACLKQYMELAIQEGCGSPITCPDMVCLNHGTLQEAEIACLVPVDQFHLYKRLKFEREVHLDPQRTWCPTADCQTVCHISPSESGAPVPVECPTCHLTFCSSCKEAWHLQHLCQENQTAPVPTEQGFLIGAATEAPIKQCPVCRIYIERNEGCAQMMCKNCKHTFCWYCLQNLDNDIFLRHYDRGPCRNKLGHSRASVMWNRTQVVGILVGLGIIALVTSPLLLVASPCIICCICKSCRSKKKKHSPPTT is encoded by the exons atgggctctgctgggaaggCTTGTCCTCACACCATGACAGCAGACGAGTCAGAAGTTGGAGAGTTAGCTCTGGAGCctcttctcacttgcaagctgTGTCTCTGTGAATATTCCCTGGATAAGATGACCACTCTACAGGAATGCAGCTGCATCTTTTGTACCGCG TGTCTAAAACAGTACATGGAGCTGGCAATTCAAGAAGGTTGTGGTTCTCCTATCACATGTCCAGACATGGTATGCTTGAACCATGGGACCCTACAAGAAGCAGAG ATTGCCTGTTTGGTTCCTGTTGACCAGTTTCATTTATACAAGAGGTTGAAGTTTGAACGAG AAGTCCACTTGGACCCCCAGCGAACATGGTGCCCCACAGCCGACTGCCAAACAGTGTGCCACATCTCACCAAGTGAGTCGGGAGCACCGGTGCCAGTGGAGTGCCCCACCTGCCACCTGACCTTCTGCTCCTCTTGCAAGGAGGCGTGgcacctgcagcacctgtgCCAGGAAAACCAAACTGCTCCAGTACCAACCGAGCAGGG ATTCCTTATTGGAGCAGCGACAGAGGCACCAATTAAGCAGTGCCCAGTTTGTCGGATCTATATTGAGCGAAACGAGGGCTGTGCTCAGATGATGTGCAAGAACTGCAAGCACACGTTTTGCTGGTACTGTCTACAGAACTTGGAT aatgaTATCTTCTTACGGCATTACGACAGAGGCCCTTGCAGAAACAAGCTGGGCCACTCGCGGGCTTCAGTGATGTGGAACAGAACACAG GTTGTGGGGATCCTCGTTGGACTAGGTATCATAGCATTGGTGACCTCTCCCTTGCTGCTCGTGGCATCTCCATGCATCATCTGTTGCATTTGCAAATCTTGCcggagcaaaaagaaaaaacacagccCACCAACAACCTAA
- the RNF144B gene encoding E3 ubiquitin-protein ligase RNF144B isoform X2: protein MELAIQEGCGSPITCPDMVCLNHGTLQEAEIACLVPVDQFHLYKRLKFEREVHLDPQRTWCPTADCQTVCHISPSESGAPVPVECPTCHLTFCSSCKEAWHLQHLCQENQTAPVPTEQGFLIGAATEAPIKQCPVCRIYIERNEGCAQMMCKNCKHTFCWYCLQNLDNDIFLRHYDRGPCRNKLGHSRASVMWNRTQVVGILVGLGIIALVTSPLLLVASPCIICCICKSCRSKKKKHSPPTT, encoded by the exons ATGGAGCTGGCAATTCAAGAAGGTTGTGGTTCTCCTATCACATGTCCAGACATGGTATGCTTGAACCATGGGACCCTACAAGAAGCAGAG ATTGCCTGTTTGGTTCCTGTTGACCAGTTTCATTTATACAAGAGGTTGAAGTTTGAACGAG AAGTCCACTTGGACCCCCAGCGAACATGGTGCCCCACAGCCGACTGCCAAACAGTGTGCCACATCTCACCAAGTGAGTCGGGAGCACCGGTGCCAGTGGAGTGCCCCACCTGCCACCTGACCTTCTGCTCCTCTTGCAAGGAGGCGTGgcacctgcagcacctgtgCCAGGAAAACCAAACTGCTCCAGTACCAACCGAGCAGGG ATTCCTTATTGGAGCAGCGACAGAGGCACCAATTAAGCAGTGCCCAGTTTGTCGGATCTATATTGAGCGAAACGAGGGCTGTGCTCAGATGATGTGCAAGAACTGCAAGCACACGTTTTGCTGGTACTGTCTACAGAACTTGGAT aatgaTATCTTCTTACGGCATTACGACAGAGGCCCTTGCAGAAACAAGCTGGGCCACTCGCGGGCTTCAGTGATGTGGAACAGAACACAG GTTGTGGGGATCCTCGTTGGACTAGGTATCATAGCATTGGTGACCTCTCCCTTGCTGCTCGTGGCATCTCCATGCATCATCTGTTGCATTTGCAAATCTTGCcggagcaaaaagaaaaaacacagccCACCAACAACCTAA